A part of Myxococcus landrumus genomic DNA contains:
- a CDS encoding sigma 54-interacting transcriptional regulator: MSTTPDPEVLLPMLRRKLVILSGSDAGRSFALQVRSYRLGTDPACDIVLNDRTVSRQHLSLEVREDRVLARDLGSRNGSFCERMRFRELELRMGAILRLGATELKVVPKEVSEHIIPLSSDTEFGGLVGGSRRMREVFTLLQRVASGDGDVLIQGETGTGKELCAAGIHAASPRSRGPFGIVDVAGITPSLMESELFGHVKGAFTGAHSERPGAFEQADGGTVFLDEVGELPLEFQPRLLRVLEGRQVKRVGANEYRTVNVRVVAATHRDLEADVKEGRFREDLFHRLAVLRVTLPPLRERPEDIPLLVDTMLERLGRPPSALSEQTRALLEQYPWPGNVRELRNVVQRVVNLGEHALPEMSASERARFTSAELEMPFKEAKERLIDGFERDYLKNLLERCGGNISRASREAGLARLYVRKLLKKYGLHASKDSE, translated from the coding sequence ATGAGCACGACCCCCGATCCGGAGGTCCTGTTGCCCATGCTTCGAAGGAAGCTCGTCATCCTGTCGGGGAGCGACGCGGGCCGCAGCTTCGCGCTCCAGGTCCGGAGCTACCGGCTGGGGACGGATCCCGCGTGTGACATCGTCCTGAACGACCGGACCGTCTCCCGGCAGCACTTGTCTCTGGAGGTGAGAGAGGATCGGGTGCTGGCGCGGGACCTGGGGTCTCGCAACGGCTCGTTCTGCGAGCGCATGCGCTTCCGGGAGCTGGAGCTGCGCATGGGCGCCATCCTCAGGCTGGGCGCCACCGAGCTGAAGGTCGTCCCCAAGGAGGTGAGCGAGCACATCATCCCGCTCTCGTCGGACACCGAGTTCGGGGGGTTGGTGGGGGGCAGCCGGAGGATGCGCGAGGTCTTCACGCTGCTGCAGCGGGTGGCGTCGGGGGACGGGGACGTCCTCATCCAAGGCGAGACGGGGACGGGCAAGGAGCTGTGCGCGGCGGGCATCCACGCGGCCAGCCCGCGCAGCCGGGGGCCGTTCGGCATCGTGGATGTCGCGGGCATCACTCCCTCGCTGATGGAGTCCGAGCTCTTCGGCCACGTGAAGGGCGCGTTCACCGGAGCCCACTCGGAGCGGCCTGGGGCCTTCGAGCAGGCGGATGGAGGCACCGTCTTCCTGGACGAGGTGGGGGAGCTGCCGCTGGAGTTCCAGCCGCGCCTGCTACGAGTGCTGGAGGGGCGCCAGGTGAAGCGGGTGGGCGCCAACGAGTACCGCACCGTGAACGTGCGGGTGGTGGCGGCGACGCACAGAGATCTGGAGGCGGACGTCAAGGAGGGCCGGTTCCGCGAGGATCTGTTCCACCGGCTCGCGGTGCTGCGGGTGACGCTGCCGCCGCTGCGCGAGCGCCCCGAGGACATCCCGCTGCTGGTGGACACGATGCTGGAGCGGCTGGGCCGGCCGCCCAGCGCGCTGTCCGAGCAGACGCGGGCCTTGCTGGAGCAGTACCCGTGGCCCGGCAACGTGCGCGAGCTGCGCAACGTGGTCCAGCGCGTGGTGAACCTGGGAGAGCACGCGCTGCCGGAGATGTCTGCCTCGGAGCGGGCGCGCTTCACCAGCGCCGAGCTGGAGATGCCCTTCAAGGAGGCCAAGGAGCGCCTCATCGATGGCTTCGAGCGCGACTATCTCAAGAACCTGCTGGAGCGCTGCGGGGGCAACATCTCACGGGCCTCACGTGAAGCGGGCCTCGCGCGGCTCTATGTGCGCAAGCTGCTCAAGAAGTACGGGCTGCACGCGAGCAAGGATTCGGAGTGA
- a CDS encoding serine/threonine-protein kinase — protein MTVELQPLDGRVALKGLLGAGGMGLVHRAFDSTLERAVAVKFLRGDDPRETERLVLEARLQARVEHENVVRVHAVGSLEGRACLVLQLVEGKTLADLAAGLTLATRVELVRQAALGLDAAHRQGLVHRDVKPDNVLVEEGPGVPLARLGDFGLARGEESGLTHSGFPAGTLEYMAPEQLASAGPVDFRADVYALGATLYAVLAGHPPFHGLAEASGRSEPAILLRRILADEPPALGAAVPRELALVAAWAMQREPAARYPSALAFAEDLGRFLRSEPVLARPPTLAYRATKWARRNPVAARAAVVAAAAVVLGVAWAAFAERRAGLDALEAARLGAEAQRMENVMRIAHLSPAHDLSPVYAAIRSSVDALRRVDGSAGAAARAFAIGRGLQLLHDAAPAREALERAWTLGFHPPEAALALGLLDGERYARERAQLPRIDDPKRKEGRIAALRARFREPAVARLRLVPAATGADRDLLEARIALVEERHADAAALARGAREAGADPLEASTLEGEAWLRRSLEVYETRDHDGTLAPLAEALPALRRAAEIGRSAPRPRLLLAQALMHEGLVRQQREPVRADRFDPALAVLAEGLALDPNEPDLLVVRSEIFAEKGRIARMLGTDPGPSLLAAVTSADAATRAAPSNRSAWERLAWACLNYARELRDAHYEVGWAWEKGIAAATRAGELSPESSVPPSLLSQMYADRAETTGIRGGDSTGDIEAALVAARRVAEIGDRPIVSRIMLAQAIRQDATRRWSAGEAADARYAEAAHIIGEAFSRGEGQTALAGFGVQIAVLWAESVLLEGRGPGDALAAVAPWAATLRTRVDTDIVAAAQLAELDVLEVQAAVLAGRDPGPEFARAWPLLEKVVKAGVYPAMRGRMAEVELHRAAWLAGRGLDPLPALAAADRYAQLMKADDASSPDGWRLETEVVLARPSPLAADLARARAAIDKSLTFMPEDPRLLALRGHVLAASGDLAGARAALEQARTRNGRLAWVKSLQARLH, from the coding sequence ATGACGGTGGAGCTGCAGCCGCTGGACGGGCGCGTCGCGCTCAAGGGACTGCTCGGGGCGGGCGGGATGGGCCTGGTCCACCGCGCCTTCGACTCCACGCTCGAGCGCGCGGTGGCGGTGAAGTTCCTGCGCGGCGACGACCCGCGCGAGACCGAGCGGCTCGTCCTCGAGGCGCGGCTGCAGGCGCGAGTGGAGCATGAGAACGTGGTCCGTGTGCACGCGGTCGGCTCGCTGGAGGGCCGCGCGTGCCTCGTGCTCCAGCTCGTCGAGGGCAAGACGCTCGCGGACCTCGCCGCGGGCCTCACGCTCGCCACTCGGGTCGAGCTGGTGCGCCAGGCGGCCCTCGGGCTCGACGCCGCCCATCGCCAGGGGCTCGTGCACCGCGACGTGAAGCCCGACAACGTGCTGGTGGAGGAAGGGCCGGGCGTGCCGCTGGCGAGGCTCGGGGACTTCGGCCTCGCCCGCGGCGAAGAGAGCGGGCTCACCCACTCCGGCTTTCCGGCGGGCACGCTCGAGTACATGGCGCCCGAGCAGCTCGCCAGCGCGGGCCCGGTGGACTTCCGCGCCGACGTCTATGCGCTCGGCGCCACCCTCTACGCGGTGCTCGCCGGGCACCCGCCGTTCCACGGGCTCGCCGAGGCGTCGGGGCGCTCCGAGCCGGCGATCCTCCTCCGCCGCATCCTCGCCGATGAGCCGCCGGCCCTCGGCGCCGCGGTCCCCCGCGAGCTGGCGCTCGTGGCCGCGTGGGCGATGCAGAGGGAACCGGCCGCGCGCTACCCCTCGGCGCTCGCGTTCGCCGAGGACCTTGGCCGCTTCCTGCGCAGCGAGCCGGTGCTGGCGCGGCCGCCGACGCTCGCCTACCGCGCCACGAAGTGGGCGCGGCGCAACCCGGTGGCGGCGCGCGCCGCCGTCGTGGCGGCGGCGGCGGTGGTGCTCGGCGTGGCGTGGGCTGCGTTCGCCGAGCGGCGGGCGGGCCTGGACGCGCTCGAGGCCGCGCGGCTGGGCGCCGAGGCGCAGCGCATGGAGAACGTGATGCGCATCGCGCACCTGTCGCCCGCGCACGACCTCTCGCCGGTGTACGCGGCCATCCGCTCCTCCGTGGACGCGCTGCGGCGCGTGGACGGCAGCGCCGGAGCGGCCGCGCGGGCCTTCGCCATCGGCCGCGGCCTCCAGCTCCTCCATGACGCCGCCCCGGCCCGCGAGGCGCTCGAGCGGGCGTGGACGCTCGGGTTCCATCCCCCCGAGGCGGCGCTCGCGCTCGGCCTGCTCGACGGCGAGCGCTACGCGCGCGAGCGCGCTCAGCTCCCGCGCATCGACGACCCGAAGAGGAAGGAAGGCCGAATTGCCGCGCTCCGAGCGCGCTTCCGCGAGCCCGCCGTGGCGCGCCTGCGGCTCGTCCCCGCCGCGACCGGCGCCGACCGCGACCTCCTCGAGGCCCGCATCGCGCTCGTGGAGGAGCGCCATGCCGACGCCGCCGCGCTCGCCCGGGGGGCGCGCGAGGCCGGGGCCGACCCGCTTGAGGCGAGCACACTCGAGGGCGAGGCCTGGCTGCGCCGCTCCCTCGAGGTCTACGAGACGCGAGACCATGACGGGACGCTCGCGCCCCTCGCCGAGGCCCTCCCGGCGCTCCGGCGCGCGGCGGAGATAGGACGCAGCGCCCCCCGGCCCCGCCTCCTGCTCGCCCAGGCGCTCATGCACGAGGGCCTGGTCCGCCAGCAGCGCGAGCCGGTCCGCGCCGACCGCTTCGACCCGGCGCTCGCGGTCCTCGCCGAGGGGCTCGCCCTGGACCCGAATGAGCCGGACCTGCTGGTCGTGCGCTCCGAGATTTTCGCGGAGAAGGGGCGGATTGCACGCATGCTCGGCACCGACCCGGGCCCGAGCCTCCTCGCCGCGGTCACCTCCGCCGATGCCGCGACGCGGGCCGCGCCTTCGAACCGCTCCGCATGGGAGCGGCTCGCCTGGGCCTGCCTCAACTACGCGCGCGAGCTGCGCGATGCTCACTACGAGGTGGGCTGGGCCTGGGAGAAGGGCATCGCGGCGGCGACGCGCGCGGGCGAGCTCTCTCCCGAGTCGAGTGTCCCGCCCTCGCTGCTCTCGCAGATGTACGCGGACCGCGCCGAGACCACCGGCATCCGCGGCGGCGACTCGACCGGGGACATCGAGGCGGCGCTCGTCGCGGCGCGCCGGGTGGCGGAGATTGGAGACCGCCCCATCGTCTCGCGCATCATGCTCGCCCAGGCCATACGCCAGGACGCCACCCGGCGCTGGTCCGCCGGCGAGGCGGCCGACGCGCGCTATGCGGAGGCGGCCCACATCATCGGCGAGGCCTTCTCGAGGGGCGAGGGCCAGACTGCGCTCGCCGGCTTCGGCGTGCAGATTGCGGTCCTCTGGGCCGAGTCCGTGCTCCTCGAGGGACGGGGGCCCGGCGACGCGCTGGCCGCGGTGGCTCCCTGGGCCGCGACGCTGCGGACGCGCGTCGACACCGACATCGTCGCCGCCGCCCAGCTCGCCGAGCTCGATGTGCTCGAGGTCCAGGCCGCGGTGCTGGCGGGACGGGACCCCGGGCCCGAGTTCGCCCGGGCCTGGCCGCTGCTCGAGAAGGTGGTGAAGGCCGGGGTCTACCCGGCGATGCGGGGCCGGATGGCGGAGGTCGAGCTGCACCGCGCGGCGTGGCTGGCGGGCCGCGGGCTCGACCCCCTGCCGGCCCTCGCCGCCGCGGACCGGTACGCGCAGCTCATGAAGGCCGACGATGCGAGCAGCCCCGACGGCTGGCGCCTGGAGACGGAGGTCGTGCTCGCGCGGCCCTCGCCGCTGGCGGCCGACCTCGCCCGGGCGCGCGCCGCCATCGACAAGTCCCTGACCTTCATGCCGGAGGACCCGCGCCTCCTCGCCCTCCGCGGCCACGTGCTCGCCGCGTCGGGGGACCTCGCGGGCGCACGCGCCGCACTCGAGCAGGCCCGGACGCGGAACGGCCGTCTGGCGTGGGTCAAGTCACTGCAGGCCAGGTTGCATTAG
- a CDS encoding aminotransferase-like domain-containing protein: MAPGIPTITLDPRSNRPVYLQIAHALMSEIHRGRFRPGDALPGYRTLAQGLGVSRNTVMAAYRELADEGWLVAAPGEGSTVAPTPPRRLPGASETPPGPAAELTGAGMGFDLRRPPDPAVPDAARNLLRVATGNPDPRLLPGAALARAYRRALTVNPRGTLAVDDPQGHPSLREALARTLRAARGVAAAPECLVVTRGRQLPLALVAHALLGPGDAVAVEALGARDAWEACARAGARCLPVPVDAQGLDVDTLERLLSTERLRAVLTTPVRQYPSVVALSPERRARLLALAARHRFAVLESEHDAEFQFEGVLPPPLAAEDRAGVVVLVGSLSKIFSPGLRLGFVHAPAPLVAQLRSARDALDRHGDPALERAMAELLEDGEIERHLNRMHPIYRHRRDVLANALSEHLGAALTFDLPTGGLALWARTREGLDVDAWARRGLERGVAFQAGRQFAFGGGAIPGLRIGFSNYGDAELVEVARRMAESLREGQ; the protein is encoded by the coding sequence GTGGCCCCCGGCATCCCCACCATCACCCTCGACCCGCGCTCCAACCGCCCGGTCTACCTGCAGATTGCGCATGCGCTCATGTCCGAGATTCATCGCGGCCGGTTCCGGCCCGGCGACGCGCTCCCGGGCTACCGCACGCTCGCGCAGGGACTGGGCGTGTCCCGCAACACGGTGATGGCCGCGTACCGCGAGCTCGCCGACGAAGGATGGCTGGTGGCGGCGCCGGGCGAGGGGAGCACTGTCGCACCCACGCCGCCGCGGCGCCTTCCGGGCGCCTCCGAGACTCCGCCCGGGCCCGCGGCGGAGCTCACAGGCGCCGGCATGGGCTTCGACCTCCGCCGGCCCCCAGACCCCGCGGTGCCCGACGCCGCCCGCAATCTGCTCCGCGTCGCCACCGGAAACCCCGACCCGCGCCTCCTGCCTGGCGCCGCGCTCGCGCGGGCCTACCGCCGCGCGCTCACCGTGAACCCGCGCGGCACGCTCGCGGTGGACGACCCGCAGGGCCACCCCTCCTTGCGCGAGGCGCTCGCGCGCACGCTGCGCGCGGCCCGCGGCGTCGCCGCCGCACCGGAGTGCCTGGTGGTCACCCGCGGCAGGCAGCTGCCGCTGGCCCTCGTTGCCCACGCCCTGCTCGGGCCGGGCGACGCGGTGGCGGTCGAGGCGCTCGGCGCGCGGGACGCGTGGGAGGCCTGCGCCCGCGCCGGCGCGCGCTGCCTGCCGGTGCCGGTGGATGCGCAGGGGCTCGACGTGGACACCCTCGAGCGGCTCCTCTCGACGGAGCGGCTGCGCGCGGTGCTCACCACCCCGGTGCGCCAGTACCCTTCGGTGGTCGCGCTCTCGCCGGAGCGCCGGGCGCGGCTGCTCGCCCTCGCGGCGCGCCACCGGTTCGCCGTGCTGGAGTCCGAGCACGATGCCGAGTTCCAGTTCGAAGGAGTGCTGCCCCCGCCGCTCGCCGCGGAGGACCGCGCGGGCGTGGTGGTGCTGGTGGGCTCCCTCTCGAAAATCTTCAGCCCCGGGCTCCGCCTCGGCTTCGTTCACGCGCCCGCGCCGCTCGTGGCGCAGCTGCGCTCCGCCCGCGACGCGCTCGACCGCCACGGGGACCCCGCGCTCGAGCGGGCGATGGCGGAGCTGCTCGAGGACGGCGAGATCGAGCGCCACCTCAACCGCATGCACCCCATCTACCGCCACCGTCGCGACGTGCTCGCGAACGCGCTCTCGGAGCACCTCGGCGCCGCGCTCACCTTCGACCTGCCCACGGGCGGCCTCGCCCTGTGGGCCCGCACGCGAGAGGGGCTGGACGTGGACGCCTGGGCGCGGCGCGGCCTCGAGCGCGGGGTCGCCTTCCAGGCCGGCCGGCAGTTCGCCTTCGGCGGCGGCGCCATCCCGGGGCTGCGCATCGGGTTCTCCAACTACGGCGACGCGGAGCTGGTCGAGGTCGCGCGGCGGATGGCCGAGTCCCTCCGGGAGGGGCAATGA
- a CDS encoding fibronectin type III domain-containing protein: protein MAAPSAPTNLVARATGSQGVELTWMPPSGAFTGFEVERSVASGGPFARIASPPASALGYGDMGLATGSTYFYRVRAVNGASASAFTSVVGVSTAAAVPPNAPTGLTGVQEVVASASVARLSWTDAATDETGYEVQHSSEFISWGATVTLPAGSTGWVHESPVFATNHYRVRAVGVAGASAWVQVSVYNGPIVIGTLCPATEGTSASALSQTSLRLGWTWNICGGVTIERAQSATGPWAEVARLGNFVFGGPLNGTWDDTGLVPGTLYHYRFRTLPLFAPTPSGPPWSPSGYTAPVSATTVPPVVIATPTGLTATVTSATSVSLAWTDVAQDETGYSVEYATGAAGPFTEAFRLGANMTMTSVSGLTPATAYWMRVRAVKGTTSSAPSNGVSFTTATRAVLRTTGDATVMESTALLANQNVTLPSGPNDVGCFFTWTIGPGGQALFHNCGGSALRFDTAALSGRNVLVAALVMYPCALAPHPVSDARYLVRALAGPWSPSTVTFNTLPQVYTTGSWWLPAPTAGGAQAWDVTTVVKNWASGTWPSNGLYVGQSPITDRVPNWGGQTWDNQNQVTSYCSLEQTGGSIDYVPALHVDYR from the coding sequence GTGGCAGCGCCATCCGCGCCCACGAACCTCGTCGCGCGGGCCACGGGCTCCCAGGGCGTGGAGCTCACCTGGATGCCACCGTCGGGAGCCTTCACTGGCTTCGAGGTCGAGCGCTCCGTTGCGAGCGGCGGGCCCTTCGCGCGCATCGCGAGCCCACCGGCCTCGGCCCTGGGCTACGGCGATATGGGCCTCGCCACCGGGAGCACCTACTTCTACCGGGTGCGCGCGGTGAATGGCGCCAGCGCGTCGGCGTTCACCTCCGTCGTGGGTGTGAGCACGGCCGCGGCGGTGCCGCCCAACGCGCCAACCGGCCTCACCGGCGTGCAGGAGGTGGTGGCGTCCGCCAGCGTGGCGCGGCTCTCCTGGACCGACGCCGCGACCGACGAGACTGGCTACGAGGTGCAGCACTCCAGCGAGTTCATCTCCTGGGGCGCGACAGTCACGCTCCCCGCGGGCTCGACCGGCTGGGTACACGAGAGCCCGGTCTTCGCCACCAACCACTACCGCGTGCGGGCCGTGGGTGTCGCGGGCGCCTCCGCCTGGGTGCAGGTCTCCGTCTACAACGGCCCTATCGTCATCGGCACGCTCTGCCCGGCCACGGAGGGCACGTCGGCTTCCGCGCTGTCTCAGACCTCGCTCCGGCTCGGCTGGACCTGGAACATCTGCGGCGGCGTCACAATCGAGCGCGCGCAGTCCGCCACCGGCCCCTGGGCCGAGGTGGCCCGCTTGGGCAACTTCGTCTTCGGCGGGCCGCTCAACGGGACCTGGGATGACACGGGCCTCGTGCCGGGAACCCTCTACCACTACCGGTTCCGCACGCTCCCCCTCTTCGCCCCCACGCCCTCCGGGCCGCCGTGGTCGCCCTCTGGCTACACGGCGCCAGTCTCGGCAACGACGGTGCCGCCTGTCGTCATCGCCACACCCACCGGGCTCACCGCGACGGTCACCTCCGCCACGAGCGTGAGCCTCGCCTGGACCGACGTGGCCCAGGACGAGACGGGGTACTCCGTGGAGTACGCCACCGGGGCGGCGGGGCCCTTCACCGAGGCCTTCCGCCTCGGCGCCAACATGACCATGACGAGCGTGAGCGGCCTCACGCCCGCGACGGCTTATTGGATGCGCGTGCGCGCGGTGAAGGGGACGACGAGCTCCGCGCCCTCCAACGGAGTCTCGTTCACCACCGCGACCCGCGCCGTGCTGCGCACCACCGGTGACGCCACCGTGATGGAGAGCACCGCGCTGCTCGCCAACCAGAACGTGACCCTGCCCTCCGGACCGAATGATGTGGGCTGCTTCTTCACCTGGACCATCGGCCCGGGCGGGCAGGCCCTCTTCCACAACTGTGGTGGCTCGGCGCTCCGGTTCGACACGGCGGCGCTCTCGGGGAGGAACGTGCTCGTGGCGGCGCTCGTGATGTACCCCTGTGCCCTCGCCCCACACCCCGTGTCCGACGCGCGCTACCTGGTCCGGGCGCTTGCCGGGCCCTGGAGCCCGTCCACGGTGACCTTCAACACGCTGCCCCAGGTCTACACGACAGGCTCGTGGTGGCTGCCGGCGCCGACGGCCGGCGGCGCGCAGGCCTGGGACGTGACGACGGTCGTGAAGAACTGGGCGAGTGGGACCTGGCCGTCGAACGGCCTCTACGTGGGGCAGTCACCCATCACGGACCGCGTACCGAACTGGGGCGGGCAGACCTGGGACAACCAGAACCAGGTCACGAGCTACTGCAGCCTCGAGCAGACGGGCGGCTCCATCGACTACGTCCCGGCCCTGCACGTGGACTACCGGTAG